In one Neobacillus sp. WH10 genomic region, the following are encoded:
- a CDS encoding APC family permease, whose amino-acid sequence MESSRGTLKRSLGVVPIVFLGLAYMSPFAVFDTFGVVSNETHGHVPASYILITIAILFTALSYGKMVKIFPEAGSAYTYTKKTMNPQLGFLVGWSALLDYLFLPMINALLAGIYLSASFPSVPAWVWILGLILTITIMNISGVKIAVNANMLFVLFQLLVAILFVVLTIRTINGDVNSGFTLNPFYSEDIKLSLLFSGASILALSFLGFDAVTTLAEETISPEKNIPKGIFLIALIGGIFFIIVTYFMQSLYPDVSVFTDIEGASPEIAKHIGGILFQSIFTSGALVSVLASGLASQMSASRLMYAMGRDGVLPRKWFGYLDKKTQTPIFNLIFIGLLSLSALFLDLVVATSLINFGAFTAFSFVNLSVIMYYVKNKQRMKRTSFIGYVIFPIIGLVFLFYLWFSLDQLAILFGLSWFTIGFGVLLWITKGFKVMPPEYQFVENN is encoded by the coding sequence TTGGAGTCATCACGAGGTACTTTAAAACGATCGCTTGGTGTAGTCCCCATAGTATTTTTGGGATTGGCCTATATGTCACCATTTGCGGTTTTCGATACATTTGGGGTTGTATCAAATGAAACACATGGGCATGTCCCGGCCTCATACATTTTAATTACAATTGCAATATTATTTACTGCATTGAGCTATGGAAAAATGGTAAAAATTTTTCCTGAAGCAGGATCCGCCTATACATACACAAAGAAAACGATGAATCCGCAACTTGGTTTCTTGGTCGGCTGGTCGGCATTGCTAGATTACTTGTTTTTACCGATGATCAATGCTTTGTTAGCAGGAATCTATTTATCAGCAAGCTTTCCAAGTGTTCCTGCCTGGGTTTGGATCCTTGGGTTAATATTAACTATCACGATCATGAACATTTCCGGAGTCAAAATTGCTGTGAATGCCAATATGCTATTTGTTCTATTTCAATTACTTGTCGCCATATTATTTGTTGTTTTAACCATTCGTACAATCAACGGTGATGTAAATTCAGGATTCACATTAAATCCTTTCTATTCAGAAGATATCAAACTAAGTCTATTATTTTCGGGTGCTTCGATTTTAGCACTTTCCTTTCTTGGCTTTGATGCAGTCACCACTTTAGCTGAGGAGACCATCAGTCCTGAAAAGAATATCCCAAAAGGCATCTTTTTAATTGCCTTGATTGGCGGTATTTTTTTCATCATAGTGACGTATTTCATGCAAAGTCTATATCCAGACGTCTCTGTATTCACTGATATCGAAGGGGCCTCACCTGAAATTGCGAAGCATATAGGAGGCATCCTCTTTCAATCTATTTTTACAAGTGGTGCCCTTGTGTCCGTTCTAGCATCTGGGCTTGCCTCTCAAATGAGTGCATCGAGGTTAATGTATGCGATGGGAAGAGATGGTGTTCTACCAAGAAAATGGTTCGGTTACCTTGATAAAAAAACGCAAACACCAATTTTCAATCTAATCTTTATCGGTCTATTATCACTAAGTGCACTATTTTTGGATTTGGTTGTTGCAACATCGCTAATTAATTTTGGAGCGTTTACCGCTTTTTCATTTGTGAACCTTTCTGTTATTATGTATTATGTTAAAAATAAACAAAGGATGAAACGAACCAGTTTCATTGGATATGTAATTTTTCCTATTATCGGACTTGTCTTCTTGTTTTATCTATGGTTCAGTCTCGATCAATTAGCCATCCTTTTTGGACTATCCTGGTTTACCATTGGGTTTGGCGTGCTTCTTTGGATTACAAAAGGATTTAAGGTTATGCCGCCTGAATATCAATTTGTCGAGAATAATTAA
- a CDS encoding Cof-type HAD-IIB family hydrolase: MKCLSIDLDGTLLNSEHEISEENVKALNELQDQGHCLILNTGRAYADVIKLKAIQNMEVPIFCVNGSVLYSKTRELLFEATLSITTYKEIFSILKGLGVGILVYTNHGGFPSTLPPLHGKTNQELVRLFQEFNYDEILEKDNLKIYKLIALVHPDNQEKIAEVKAVLADKFAISMASSFPNNMEITSSEAHKGKALLRFQDMMNLTFDEIIAFGDGGNDLAQFEVATTSVAMENAPLHVKQKADIITKSNDEDGFAYAVRHLLSLLKNEVEMPAN; the protein is encoded by the coding sequence ATGAAATGCTTATCTATTGATTTAGACGGTACGCTATTAAACTCAGAACATGAAATTTCGGAAGAGAATGTAAAAGCCTTAAACGAACTTCAAGATCAAGGTCATTGCCTAATTTTGAACACTGGTCGTGCTTACGCAGATGTGATTAAATTAAAGGCGATTCAAAATATGGAGGTTCCTATTTTTTGTGTCAATGGTTCTGTCTTATACTCAAAAACTAGAGAGTTGCTGTTTGAAGCGACTTTATCTATTACAACTTATAAGGAAATATTCTCAATTTTAAAGGGATTAGGTGTGGGAATTCTCGTTTATACAAATCATGGCGGCTTTCCTTCGACCTTGCCCCCATTACATGGGAAAACGAATCAAGAACTTGTACGCCTTTTTCAAGAATTCAATTATGATGAAATTCTTGAAAAAGACAATCTAAAAATCTATAAACTTATTGCTTTGGTTCACCCTGATAACCAAGAAAAAATAGCTGAAGTGAAAGCTGTATTAGCTGATAAATTTGCTATTTCAATGGCTTCCTCTTTCCCAAATAATATGGAAATTACTTCAAGCGAAGCCCATAAAGGTAAGGCTTTATTACGTTTTCAGGATATGATGAATCTAACCTTTGATGAAATTATTGCTTTTGGAGACGGTGGCAACGACCTTGCCCAATTTGAAGTAGCGACAACATCAGTAGCGATGGAAAACGCACCGCTCCATGTCAAGCAAAAAGCCGATATCATCACGAAGAGCAATGATGAAGATGGTTTTGCCTATGCTGTTCGTCATCTATTATCATTACTAAAAAATGAAGTGGAAATGCCGGCAAATTAA
- a CDS encoding S1 domain-containing RNA-binding protein, producing the protein MSVEVGSKVQGKVTGITNFGAFVELPDGSTGLVHISEVADSYVKDVNDHLKVGDQVEVKVISEKDGKTALSIKKAIERPEGQTSSYSQRPPRQGRSDNRSKDFRSKGNFKPKESFEDKMNKFLKSSEENLSSLKRNTESKRGGRGGRRG; encoded by the coding sequence ATGTCAGTCGAAGTAGGCAGTAAAGTACAAGGTAAAGTAACAGGTATCACTAATTTTGGAGCATTCGTAGAATTACCGGATGGCTCAACAGGCCTAGTGCATATTAGTGAGGTTGCAGACAGCTATGTAAAAGATGTGAATGATCATCTCAAAGTAGGAGACCAAGTCGAAGTAAAAGTAATTAGTGAGAAGGACGGAAAAACTGCCTTATCCATCAAAAAAGCGATCGAAAGACCTGAGGGACAAACCTCTTCTTATTCACAACGCCCACCACGTCAAGGAAGGTCAGATAACCGTTCTAAAGACTTTCGTTCAAAGGGTAATTTCAAACCGAAGGAAAGTTTTGAAGATAAAATGAATAAGTTTTTGAAGTCAAGTGAAGAGAATTTATCAAGCCTTAAGCGTAACACCGAGTCAAAACGTGGCGGCCGAGGCGGAAGACGCGGATAA